A DNA window from Chryseobacterium sp. MEBOG06 contains the following coding sequences:
- the argS gene encoding arginine--tRNA ligase, translated as MNIKDIIEEKLSEVILNVFQLKDIKLEVQENKTEFEGDFTIVTFPLVKQLKKNPEAIGVELGGALTELTELLESFNVVKGFLNVKVKNQFFVDNFRSVSKNFSVIEKKNATVMVEYSSPNTNKPLHLGHIRNNLLGFSVAQILKEAGYDVIKSQIINDRGIHICKSMLAWEKFGNGETPETTHTKGDKFVGNYYVEFDKNYKKEIADLVAHGVEEEQAKKEAPMIKEAQKMLLDWESGDETVRTLWAEMNSWVYKGFNETYKRLGVDFDQVQYESNTYILGKDLIQAGLDNGVLYQKEDGSVWCDLTDEGLDQKLLLRSDGTSVYMTQDLGTAVERFKENNIQKLIYTVGNEQDYHFQVLFKVLKKLGYEWADQLYHLSYGMVELPEGKMKSREGTVVDADDLMQEMYETAKSKAQELGKLENLSEEDKETSYETVGLGALKYFMLKVDPKKKMLFNPAESIDFNGNTGPFIQYTYARIQSLLSKGNNVNKETADIELNQSEKELIMQVANFKTVVSRAAETLSPALVANYVYDLVKAYNSFYQNNPILNHEDENVKQFRLNISDLTAKTIKKSLELLGIGTVNRM; from the coding sequence ATGAATATTAAAGATATTATAGAAGAAAAACTTTCAGAGGTTATTTTAAATGTATTTCAGTTAAAAGACATCAAGCTGGAAGTTCAGGAAAATAAGACGGAATTTGAGGGTGACTTTACAATTGTTACTTTTCCGTTGGTGAAGCAATTGAAGAAAAATCCTGAAGCTATCGGAGTAGAATTAGGTGGAGCTTTGACAGAGCTGACAGAGCTATTGGAAAGCTTTAATGTTGTCAAAGGATTCCTTAACGTTAAAGTTAAAAATCAATTCTTTGTAGATAACTTCAGATCTGTAAGCAAAAACTTTTCTGTTATAGAAAAGAAAAATGCTACCGTAATGGTAGAATATTCTTCACCAAATACCAATAAACCTTTACACTTAGGGCATATCAGAAATAATTTATTAGGATTCTCTGTTGCACAAATCTTAAAAGAGGCAGGATATGATGTGATCAAATCACAGATTATTAACGACAGAGGAATTCATATTTGTAAATCAATGTTGGCATGGGAGAAATTCGGAAACGGAGAAACACCTGAAACTACCCATACCAAAGGAGACAAATTTGTAGGAAACTACTATGTGGAGTTTGATAAAAACTACAAAAAAGAAATTGCAGACCTTGTAGCTCATGGAGTAGAAGAGGAGCAGGCTAAAAAAGAAGCGCCTATGATCAAGGAAGCACAGAAAATGCTTTTAGACTGGGAAAGTGGAGATGAGACTGTAAGAACGCTTTGGGCAGAAATGAATTCCTGGGTATACAAAGGATTCAATGAAACCTATAAAAGATTAGGAGTAGATTTTGATCAGGTTCAGTACGAAAGCAACACTTATATTTTAGGAAAAGACCTTATTCAGGCAGGTTTGGATAATGGAGTTCTATATCAGAAAGAAGATGGGTCTGTTTGGTGCGATCTTACAGATGAAGGACTTGATCAGAAACTATTGTTGCGTTCTGACGGTACATCCGTATATATGACTCAGGATCTGGGAACTGCTGTTGAACGTTTTAAGGAAAATAATATTCAAAAGCTGATCTATACCGTAGGAAACGAACAGGACTATCATTTCCAGGTTTTATTTAAAGTTTTAAAGAAACTAGGATATGAGTGGGCAGACCAGTTATATCATCTTTCTTACGGAATGGTAGAACTTCCTGAAGGAAAAATGAAATCCCGTGAAGGAACAGTTGTTGATGCTGATGATCTGATGCAGGAAATGTATGAAACAGCAAAATCTAAAGCACAGGAACTTGGGAAACTGGAAAACCTTTCCGAAGAAGATAAGGAAACATCCTATGAAACCGTAGGATTAGGAGCATTGAAATATTTTATGCTGAAAGTGGATCCAAAGAAAAAAATGCTTTTCAACCCTGCAGAAAGTATCGATTTCAACGGAAATACAGGGCCGTTCATACAATATACCTATGCGCGTATTCAGTCTTTGCTGTCTAAAGGAAATAATGTAAACAAAGAAACTGCTGATATTGAGTTAAATCAGTCAGAAAAAGAATTGATTATGCAGGTGGCGAACTTTAAAACGGTAGTATCAAGAGCTGCAGAGACTTTAAGCCCTGCTTTAGTAGCCAATTATGTATATGACCTTGTAAAAGCATACAATTCTTTCTATCAGAATAATCCAATTCTGAATCATGAAGATGAAAACGTAAAACAATTCCGTTTGAATATTTCAGACCTGACCGCCAAGACGATCAAAAAATCGTTAGAGCTTCTGGGAATCGGAACAGTAAACAGAATGTAA